The following proteins come from a genomic window of Campylobacter coli 76339:
- a CDS encoding Lipoprotein releasing system transmembrane protein LolC, which yields MVDKFFLNELFKSIAFSYQRLFIIVLSVFIGALTCSAFLNIYFDIDTKLSKELKAYGANVIIEPKNDKELILNQDYEEAKKNLKARALTPFLYTFLNLGSTSGVVLGTDFRALKITKPFIEVKEGSFSLSDFDENSAFLGINLSKQLGLKVGNELQIYNPENGKTTKLTIKGILLSNDELDSIVLAPLSVVQNLSDTFGIQYANAVVYGNFDEINTKTKNISNENINAKPISSVSLSEGLVLDKIKALMFLIILVVLIIVTTSVNTTLSSIIFSRKKEIALRLALGAKKSEIFKLFACEYFIISLFASIIGAFCGIFLANIFGYLIFNASIDFRFKAIFIALIISLFFAFLAAFFPIKKALKINVCENLKGEQ from the coding sequence ATGGTAGATAAGTTTTTTTTAAATGAGCTTTTTAAAAGCATTGCTTTTTCTTATCAAAGACTTTTTATTATTGTCTTAAGTGTTTTTATAGGAGCACTAACTTGCTCGGCTTTTTTAAATATTTATTTTGATATTGATACAAAACTTTCTAAAGAATTAAAAGCCTATGGAGCAAATGTTATCATCGAACCCAAAAATGACAAAGAACTTATCTTAAATCAAGACTATGAAGAAGCAAAAAAGAATTTAAAAGCCAGAGCCTTAACTCCTTTTTTGTATACATTTTTAAATTTAGGTAGCACTAGTGGAGTAGTTTTGGGCACAGATTTTAGAGCCTTAAAGATAACTAAGCCTTTTATCGAAGTTAAAGAAGGGAGCTTTTCTCTAAGTGATTTTGATGAAAATTCAGCTTTTTTGGGTATTAATTTATCCAAACAACTAGGACTTAAAGTAGGCAATGAGCTTCAAATTTACAACCCAGAAAATGGCAAAACTACCAAGCTTACGATAAAAGGTATACTCTTAAGCAATGATGAATTAGACAGCATAGTTTTGGCACCTTTAAGCGTAGTACAAAATTTAAGTGACACTTTTGGCATTCAGTATGCTAATGCAGTTGTTTATGGAAATTTTGATGAGATAAATACAAAAACAAAAAATATTAGCAATGAAAACATTAATGCAAAACCTATTTCATCAGTATCCTTAAGCGAAGGTCTAGTTTTAGATAAAATAAAAGCTTTAATGTTTTTAATCATACTTGTTGTCTTAATCATAGTCACAACAAGCGTAAATACCACTCTAAGCTCGATTATATTTTCGCGTAAAAAAGAAATTGCCTTGCGTTTGGCCTTGGGCGCTAAAAAAAGTGAAATTTTCAAGCTTTTTGCTTGTGAATATTTTATCATTAGTCTTTTTGCTAGCATTATAGGAGCTTTTTGTGGGATATTTTTAGCAAATATATTTGGATATTTAATTTTTAATGCAAGTATAGATTTTAGATTTAAGGCTATATTTATAGCTTTAATTATTTCTTTATTTTTTGCTTTTTTAGCTGCCTTTTTTCCTATAAAAAAAGCATTAAAAATCAATGTCTGTGAAAATTTGAAAGGTGAACAATGA
- a CDS encoding Ferrous iron transport permease EfeU, producing the protein MSIYFVHFLSSILPLSILMAFITPNKKYIFKSFLAVFLGFLFGYFAFFIAAQFLKTENLIFNFNFIFIVCLVLSFVLYFWQKIEILSFILLGILSFCIALHYYNLTQDFPIFNGVLIDSEAISSLGFIALALLICILIFFFLKWQKNINKKASFTLFLILIFIEGDKVLANILLTLMRNSFIETHTFLVSFVGKSNYFGVFGIYVYLFFIIFLGFLSLKIRKKNIVKNQILDIAYRKNEAKNTLVNRYFSSVFISCILSFCIILYFFMVSSKPLSIDEPTELLPDKNGKFIFDVALLRDNKLHRFAYISEQGKVIRFFLINKREDRDSPVAVFDACAICGDMGYIKKEGELICISCNVRIFLPSVGKTGGCNPIPLKYDYDGEKITIDVKDVVAGSNYFSQIKDIQVQDPVSKDKIINTQAPFSYSYKGITYYFSNEKNYEEFKKDPMKYVEDTEALFLIQRRNNAS; encoded by the coding sequence ATGAGTATATATTTTGTGCATTTTCTTTCTAGCATCTTGCCCTTAAGTATTTTAATGGCTTTTATCACACCCAATAAAAAATATATTTTTAAAAGCTTTTTAGCTGTTTTTTTAGGCTTTTTGTTTGGATATTTTGCTTTTTTTATTGCAGCACAATTTCTAAAAACTGAGAATTTGATATTTAATTTCAATTTTATTTTTATAGTCTGTTTAGTTTTGAGTTTTGTGCTTTATTTTTGGCAAAAAATAGAAATTTTGAGTTTTATTTTACTAGGGATTTTGAGTTTTTGCATAGCTTTGCATTATTATAATTTAACTCAAGATTTTCCTATATTTAATGGTGTTTTAATCGATAGCGAAGCCATTTCTTCTTTGGGTTTTATTGCTTTAGCTTTATTAATTTGTATTTTAATTTTCTTCTTTTTAAAGTGGCAAAAGAATATTAACAAAAAAGCAAGTTTCACACTTTTTTTAATCCTTATTTTTATAGAAGGAGATAAGGTTTTAGCAAATATATTGCTCACACTGATGAGAAATTCTTTCATAGAAACTCATACTTTTTTAGTAAGTTTTGTTGGAAAAAGTAATTATTTTGGTGTTTTTGGAATTTATGTTTATTTATTTTTCATCATTTTTTTAGGATTTTTAAGCTTAAAAATTCGCAAAAAAAATATTGTAAAAAACCAAATTTTAGATATTGCTTATCGCAAAAATGAAGCAAAAAATACTCTTGTGAATCGCTATTTTTCTAGTGTTTTTATCTCTTGTATTTTAAGTTTTTGTATCATCTTGTACTTTTTTATGGTAAGCTCTAAACCCTTAAGCATAGATGAGCCTACAGAGCTTTTGCCTGATAAAAACGGCAAATTTATCTTTGATGTAGCCCTTTTAAGAGATAACAAACTTCATCGTTTTGCTTATATAAGCGAGCAAGGCAAGGTGATAAGATTTTTCCTCATCAATAAAAGAGAAGATAGGGATTCTCCTGTAGCTGTTTTTGATGCTTGTGCTATTTGTGGGGATATGGGCTATATTAAAAAAGAAGGGGAGTTGATTTGCATTTCGTGCAATGTACGAATTTTTCTACCGAGTGTAGGAAAAACAGGGGGTTGCAATCCTATCCCATTAAAATATGATTATGATGGTGAAAAAATCACCATAGATGTTAAAGATGTTGTGGCAGGATCTAATTATTTTAGTCAAATCAAAGATATACAAGTGCAAGATCCTGTTTCAAAAGATAAGATCATTAACACTCAAGCACCTTTTTCTTACAGCTATAAAGGTATAACTTATTATTTTTCAAATGAAAAAAACTATGAGGAATTTAAGAAAGATCCTATGAAATATGTAGAAGATACAGAAGCTTTATTTTTAATCCAAAGGAGAAATAATGCTAGTTAA
- a CDS encoding LSU ribosomal protein L21p, giving the protein MYAIIKHSGKQYKVSVGDELKLDHFEAESKASIEVSEVLAINDKELKVGAPFVAGAKVVLEVINHGKDKKVVIYKKRRRKDSKLKRGFRRQFTRVVVKDIKA; this is encoded by the coding sequence ATGTATGCTATTATTAAACACAGCGGAAAGCAGTATAAAGTTAGCGTTGGCGATGAGTTAAAGCTAGATCACTTTGAAGCTGAAAGCAAAGCAAGTATTGAAGTAAGCGAAGTTCTTGCTATCAATGATAAAGAATTAAAGGTAGGTGCGCCTTTCGTAGCAGGTGCAAAAGTTGTTTTGGAAGTGATTAATCACGGAAAAGATAAAAAAGTTGTGATTTATAAAAAAAGACGCAGAAAAGATTCTAAACTTAAACGCGGTTTTAGAAGACAATTCACTCGCGTTGTAGTAAAAGATATCAAAGCTTAA
- a CDS encoding GTP-binding protein Obg, producing MFIDSVKITLASGDGGKGAVSFRREKHVPLGGPDGGDGGNGGDIIFVCDNNTHTLVNFKGKRELRAQNGAGGMGRNKNGKKGENLELIVPEGTQVIDVQTNEVLLDLTKEGQRELFLKGGKGGLGNTHFKHATNQRPDYAQPGIKGESRLVRLELKLIADVGLVGFPNVGKSTLISVVSNAKPEIANYEFTTLTPKLGLVDVDEYNSFVMADIPGIIEGASGGKGLGLAFLKHIERTSFLLFVLDPMREMPLKEQFIVLRNELEKFSNELFGREFGIMVSKSDSVNLGEDFAEQIALNIKDLEDYLKENNNPQSFLIKVSSLEKTGLKELKFMLLEEIKKLREKREKR from the coding sequence ATGTTTATTGATAGTGTTAAGATTACTTTAGCTTCTGGCGATGGCGGCAAGGGTGCGGTGAGTTTTCGTCGTGAAAAGCATGTTCCTCTTGGTGGGCCTGATGGTGGCGATGGAGGAAATGGTGGCGATATCATTTTTGTTTGCGATAACAATACACATACACTTGTAAATTTCAAAGGCAAAAGAGAGCTTCGTGCACAAAATGGTGCAGGTGGAATGGGACGCAACAAAAATGGAAAAAAAGGTGAAAATTTAGAACTTATTGTCCCTGAGGGAACTCAAGTTATCGATGTGCAAACCAATGAAGTTTTATTAGATCTTACAAAAGAGGGACAAAGAGAACTTTTTCTAAAAGGTGGCAAAGGAGGGCTTGGGAATACGCACTTTAAGCACGCCACTAACCAACGCCCTGATTATGCACAGCCAGGTATTAAAGGCGAAAGTCGCTTAGTAAGACTTGAGCTTAAACTTATCGCTGATGTAGGGCTTGTAGGCTTTCCAAATGTGGGAAAATCCACCCTTATAAGTGTAGTTTCAAATGCTAAGCCTGAAATCGCAAATTATGAATTTACCACGCTCACGCCAAAACTAGGGCTTGTAGATGTGGATGAGTATAATTCTTTTGTGATGGCTGATATTCCAGGGATTATCGAAGGTGCAAGTGGGGGCAAAGGCTTAGGACTTGCATTTTTAAAACATATTGAACGCACGAGTTTTTTACTTTTTGTACTAGATCCTATGAGAGAAATGCCCCTAAAAGAGCAATTTATAGTGCTAAGAAATGAGCTTGAGAAATTTTCAAATGAGCTTTTTGGGCGTGAGTTTGGCATAATGGTTTCAAAAAGTGATAGTGTGAATTTGGGTGAAGATTTTGCCGAACAGATTGCTTTAAATATAAAAGATTTAGAAGATTATCTTAAAGAAAACAATAATCCACAAAGTTTTTTAATCAAAGTATCAAGCCTTGAAAAAACAGGGCTTAAAGAGCTTAAATTTATGCTTTTAGAGGAGATTAAAAAATTAAGAGAAAAGCGTGAAAAAAGGTGA
- a CDS encoding Cell division protein FtsX, whose product MLVKMITHSIFRNKIQKFLAFLTCFLATLLLCTMLNITLSIGDEVTKQLKSYGSNILVLPKGSSLSIEIGNELYEPLKNKNYLEEKNLYMLKDIYWRNNITAFAPFLEGKVEIKSNDSSKKALLYGTYFQKAIEIKDDDDFITGIKSLYPYLKVQGEWAKDDSNEIMLGEDFAKNNDLKINDTIKLIGENKISKEVKVVGILLHANPKMSNKIIAPLNLAQELLEKKGLYASAEVRAFTIPESALSEKVRRMGEEKLDQIEYDKWYCSAYVGSIASQISDGLPGADAKALNAISDAQSLVVKKIQSLMAITCIICLIVASIAISSLMSSEIHRRKKEIGLLKVLGANTFQIYLLFAGENLIIALASAIFGFIFGIGLSELISLGIFGYFIDIAFIALPLSLVFAGLIAMLGCLLPIKNIANLSPAGVLYGR is encoded by the coding sequence ATGCTAGTTAAAATGATAACCCATTCTATCTTTAGAAATAAAATTCAAAAATTTCTAGCTTTTCTTACTTGTTTTTTGGCTACGCTTTTGCTATGTACAATGTTAAATATCACTCTAAGTATAGGCGATGAAGTAACTAAGCAACTTAAAAGTTATGGATCTAATATACTGGTTTTACCTAAAGGCTCAAGTCTTAGCATAGAAATAGGCAATGAGCTTTACGAACCTTTAAAAAATAAAAACTATTTAGAAGAAAAAAATTTATATATGCTAAAAGACATTTATTGGCGAAACAATATCACAGCCTTTGCTCCTTTTTTAGAAGGAAAAGTAGAAATAAAAAGCAATGATTCTTCAAAAAAAGCACTCCTTTATGGTACTTATTTTCAAAAAGCGATTGAGATAAAAGATGATGACGATTTTATCACAGGTATTAAAAGTCTTTATCCTTATTTAAAAGTACAAGGAGAATGGGCCAAAGATGATAGCAATGAAATCATGCTAGGTGAAGATTTTGCTAAAAATAACGATCTTAAAATCAATGATACAATAAAACTCATAGGAGAGAATAAAATTTCAAAAGAAGTAAAAGTCGTAGGAATTTTACTCCACGCCAATCCTAAAATGTCAAACAAAATCATCGCTCCTTTAAATTTAGCTCAAGAATTATTAGAAAAAAAAGGCTTGTATGCAAGTGCTGAAGTAAGAGCTTTTACTATACCTGAATCAGCCCTTTCTGAAAAGGTACGCCGAATGGGCGAGGAAAAACTCGATCAAATAGAATATGATAAATGGTATTGCTCAGCTTATGTAGGATCAATTGCTAGTCAAATTAGCGATGGCTTGCCAGGAGCGGATGCAAAAGCACTCAATGCCATAAGTGATGCACAAAGCTTGGTTGTTAAAAAAATTCAGTCTTTGATGGCTATTACTTGTATTATTTGTCTTATTGTTGCAAGTATTGCTATATCAAGTTTAATGAGTTCTGAAATTCATCGTAGAAAAAAAGAAATAGGACTTTTGAAAGTACTTGGAGCAAATACATTTCAAATTTACTTACTTTTTGCAGGTGAAAATTTGATCATAGCTTTAGCTTCTGCTATATTTGGATTTATTTTTGGCATAGGACTTTCAGAACTTATCAGTCTTGGAATTTTTGGATACTTTATAGACATTGCTTTTATAGCTTTACCTTTAAGTCTTGTATTTGCAGGTTTAATAGCCATGCTTGGATGCTTACTTCCTATAAAAAATATCGCAAATCTTTCTCCCGCAGGAGTTCTTTATGGTAGATAA
- a CDS encoding Putative thioredoxin precursor, which yields MKKVFLFFISLFLLNACSFDTNQDQGKIGQIGAEISAKDTLGKTVKLADDKSNIKVLVFFQNGCPSCLQELPSLDKFMQEHPNKISVYAINSVDKVEVVQVLAEQLNFKNIKVLTDDLKITNDRYAVFATPTTIILKDGIIKERILGEKPWETFESKLISLL from the coding sequence ATGAAAAAAGTATTTTTATTTTTCATAAGTCTTTTTTTGCTCAATGCCTGCTCTTTTGATACAAATCAAGATCAAGGTAAAATCGGCCAAATAGGAGCTGAAATTTCAGCTAAAGACACCCTAGGAAAGACTGTTAAATTAGCTGATGATAAAAGCAATATAAAAGTCTTAGTTTTTTTTCAAAATGGATGTCCTTCTTGTCTACAAGAGCTACCTTCTTTGGATAAATTTATGCAAGAACACCCAAATAAAATCAGCGTTTATGCTATAAATTCCGTAGATAAAGTTGAAGTCGTTCAGGTTTTGGCCGAACAATTAAATTTTAAAAATATCAAAGTTTTAACCGATGATCTTAAAATCACCAATGATCGCTACGCTGTATTTGCAACTCCAACCACCATCATACTTAAAGATGGGATTATAAAAGAAAGAATTTTAGGAGAAAAACCATGGGAAACTTTCGAATCCAAACTTATCTCTTTGCTTTAA
- a CDS encoding Possible lipoprotein thiredoxin: MGNFRIQTYLFALIVALFFIACDSGENFKALNSDKIYNFSYNGFEKSLKLDKQTQNFALVFFTKDCGVCKEQIPILQDLAKNYDFNIFVVLGDAKDAKDAKTWADEKGLSHLALFYEKKAAKYLSGAVGEIYGVPVLSFFKESKMDEKFIGLTPYSVLENEIKKLKI, translated from the coding sequence ATGGGAAACTTTCGAATCCAAACTTATCTCTTTGCTTTAATTGTAGCTTTATTTTTTATAGCTTGCGATAGCGGAGAAAATTTCAAAGCTTTAAATAGTGATAAAATTTATAATTTTTCTTATAATGGTTTTGAAAAAAGTTTAAAACTAGACAAGCAAACACAAAATTTTGCATTAGTATTTTTCACTAAAGATTGCGGGGTTTGTAAAGAACAAATTCCTATTTTGCAAGATTTAGCTAAAAATTATGATTTTAATATTTTTGTGGTTTTAGGTGATGCTAAAGACGCAAAGGACGCTAAAACTTGGGCGGATGAAAAGGGTTTATCACATCTGGCTTTGTTTTATGAAAAAAAAGCAGCCAAATATCTCTCGGGTGCGGTTGGAGAAATATATGGAGTACCTGTACTTAGCTTTTTTAAAGAAAGTAAAATGGATGAAAAATTCATAGGCTTAACGCCTTATAGTGTTCTTGAAAATGAAATTAAAAAACTAAAAATTTGA
- a CDS encoding LSU ribosomal protein L27p, translating into MAHKKGQGSTQNNRDSIGRRLGVKKFGGEFVRAGNIIIRQRGTATHAGNNVGMGKDHTIFALIDGFVKFERKDKDRKKVSVYPA; encoded by the coding sequence ATGGCACACAAGAAAGGTCAGGGTTCAACTCAAAATAACCGCGATTCTATAGGTCGCCGCCTAGGTGTTAAAAAATTTGGTGGTGAATTTGTTAGAGCAGGAAATATCATCATTCGTCAAAGAGGAACTGCAACTCATGCAGGAAATAATGTAGGTATGGGAAAAGATCACACTATCTTTGCTTTAATTGATGGTTTTGTGAAATTTGAAAGAAAAGACAAAGACAGAAAAAAAGTTTCTGTATATCCTGCATAA
- a CDS encoding Putative ABC transport system ATP-binding protein yields the protein MKELIQIKNLCKEFGKVKALDNINLNIYKGEWLAIMGPSGSGKSTLLNILSLMDDPSSGKYILDNEDLEQINEEQKITLRREKIGLIFQQFHLIPYLSALENVMLSQYYHSSVDEEDAKAVLEKVGLSHRLSHLPSQLSGGEQQRVCIARALINNPEILLADEPTGNLDEANEKIVLETLQKLKNEGKTIVLITHNPELAKFADRTLILQHGILK from the coding sequence ATGAAAGAACTTATACAAATTAAAAATTTATGCAAAGAATTTGGCAAAGTAAAAGCACTGGATAATATAAATTTAAATATTTACAAAGGAGAATGGCTTGCCATCATGGGTCCTTCTGGAAGCGGAAAATCAACACTTTTAAATATATTATCTCTTATGGATGATCCAAGCAGTGGCAAATACATTTTAGATAATGAAGATTTAGAACAAATAAATGAAGAGCAAAAAATCACTTTACGCCGAGAAAAAATCGGGCTTATTTTTCAGCAATTTCATCTCATTCCTTATCTTAGCGCCTTAGAAAATGTTATGCTTTCGCAATATTACCATTCTAGCGTAGATGAAGAGGATGCAAAAGCTGTACTTGAAAAAGTAGGACTTTCACATCGCCTTAGCCATTTACCAAGCCAACTAAGCGGTGGAGAGCAACAAAGAGTTTGTATAGCAAGAGCATTGATTAACAATCCTGAAATTTTACTTGCTGACGAGCCTACAGGGAATTTGGATGAAGCCAATGAAAAAATCGTTCTTGAAACCTTGCAAAAATTAAAAAATGAGGGTAAAACCATAGTCTTGATCACGCACAATCCCGAATTAGCAAAATTTGCAGATCGCACCCTTATCTTGCAACATGGAATTTTAAAATGA
- a CDS encoding Putative high-affinity iron permease — translation MKFFKILFFLSMFFLANSAFARVDDYIAEANTIKNILEESIKSYKKGDNLNAKKLSEDAYFQHFENMEGPIGRNIGKKAITMERKFTNLRRLYKDKAPIEQIDALIESLYYDLDEVAPILQNGYRLKAEASDTNYDKAAAEKSSIQANAKREAEAEALIAQMMGIDKNDLAKTNSSSFDTQNETIDDSVSSDLQAAAAMDARLQFILDNISTKFSQAANAFKNKDYQASKDFLNDALFNDYRNTKVEVLINKFTKAGNDQKIQQAIRTLIRQINNANIDEKNLRNDLDSIEEQLFDIFLQIPNSELSNLKIEGFNDETKGKDYAKVSDDIKLALDEILKNYEGFSASIADDLQAIYLDIFEASGMENKIGAVDSALKLKIESLFSKSVALIKASADKKELEATFNDLKQLIVNSVDKIQDSSPYSLFIWALGIILREGLEALIIVVAIVSYLVQSGNKNRLNIAYSALFTGIILSFITAFGVSWLFKENAGQSRELIEGITMLIAVFLLFYVGFWLLSNAQNKKWVSFIKQGAIDAISNNSAKTLWFTVFLAVYREGAETVLFYQALFFDAKTSTDLSAIFGGLGLGIFVLIVLYFLLKAGAIRIPIKQFFYICSYIIFYMIFVFTGKGIAELIEGKLIVPSLISINFEPILWLGIYPYYETLIPQFIVLILLIIGILLTKQISKKGVKS, via the coding sequence ATGAAATTTTTTAAAATCTTGTTTTTTCTCTCTATGTTCTTTCTAGCAAATTCTGCTTTTGCTAGAGTTGATGATTATATAGCAGAAGCCAATACCATTAAAAATATATTAGAAGAGAGTATAAAAAGCTATAAAAAAGGTGATAATCTAAATGCTAAGAAGCTTAGCGAAGACGCTTATTTTCAACACTTTGAAAATATGGAAGGCCCTATTGGACGAAATATAGGCAAAAAAGCCATCACTATGGAAAGAAAATTTACAAATTTACGTCGCTTGTATAAAGATAAAGCGCCTATAGAACAAATTGATGCTTTAATTGAAAGTCTTTATTATGATTTAGATGAAGTTGCACCGATTTTGCAAAATGGCTATCGCTTAAAAGCAGAAGCAAGTGATACAAATTACGATAAAGCAGCAGCTGAAAAATCAAGCATACAAGCCAATGCCAAGCGTGAAGCAGAAGCGGAAGCTTTGATTGCTCAAATGATGGGTATTGATAAGAATGATTTAGCAAAAACCAATTCCTCCTCTTTTGATACTCAAAACGAAACTATAGATGATAGCGTAAGTAGTGATTTGCAAGCAGCTGCAGCTATGGATGCAAGATTACAATTTATATTAGATAATATATCTACTAAATTCTCTCAAGCAGCTAATGCCTTTAAAAACAAAGATTATCAAGCAAGTAAAGATTTTTTAAATGATGCTTTGTTTAATGATTATCGCAATACCAAAGTTGAAGTTTTAATCAACAAATTCACCAAAGCAGGTAATGATCAAAAAATCCAACAAGCCATACGAACTCTCATACGCCAAATCAACAACGCAAATATTGATGAAAAAAACCTGAGAAATGATTTAGATTCGATAGAAGAACAGCTTTTTGATATCTTTTTACAAATTCCAAATTCAGAGCTTTCAAATTTAAAAATCGAAGGATTTAATGATGAAACAAAAGGCAAAGATTACGCCAAAGTTTCCGATGATATCAAACTTGCCTTAGATGAAATTTTAAAAAATTACGAGGGCTTTAGCGCTTCTATAGCGGATGATTTACAAGCAATTTATTTAGATATTTTTGAAGCTAGCGGGATGGAAAATAAAATCGGTGCTGTAGATAGCGCTTTAAAACTTAAAATTGAAAGTTTATTTTCCAAAAGTGTAGCTCTTATCAAAGCAAGCGCGGATAAAAAAGAGCTTGAAGCTACTTTTAATGACTTAAAACAACTGATTGTAAATAGCGTGGATAAAATTCAAGATTCTTCACCTTATTCACTTTTTATATGGGCCTTGGGTATTATCTTGCGTGAAGGCTTAGAGGCTTTGATTATAGTTGTAGCTATAGTTTCTTATCTTGTACAAAGTGGCAATAAAAATCGCCTTAATATCGCTTATAGCGCCTTATTTACAGGTATTATATTAAGCTTCATCACCGCTTTTGGGGTTTCTTGGCTTTTTAAAGAAAATGCGGGACAAAGTAGAGAGCTTATAGAAGGTATTACCATGCTTATAGCTGTGTTTTTACTCTTTTATGTAGGCTTTTGGCTGCTTTCAAATGCTCAAAATAAAAAATGGGTGAGCTTTATCAAACAAGGTGCCATTGACGCTATTTCAAACAATAGTGCAAAAACCCTTTGGTTTACAGTTTTTTTAGCAGTTTACAGAGAGGGTGCTGAAACCGTGCTTTTTTATCAAGCTTTATTTTTTGATGCTAAAACCAGTACTGATTTAAGTGCTATTTTTGGTGGGCTTGGGCTTGGAATTTTCGTGCTTATTGTCTTGTATTTTCTTTTAAAAGCAGGTGCAATTCGCATCCCTATAAAACAATTTTTCTATATATGCTCTTATATTATTTTTTATATGATTTTTGTCTTTACAGGCAAAGGCATAGCCGAACTCATAGAAGGAAAACTTATCGTTCCTAGTCTTATCTCTATAAATTTTGAACCTATTTTATGGCTTGGAATTTATCCTTATTATGAGACTTTAATCCCTCAATTTATAGTTTTAATCTTGCTAATTATTGGCATTTTATTAACAAAACAAATTTCAAAAAAAGGAGTAAAATCATGA
- a CDS encoding Periplasmic protein p19 involved in high-affinity Fe2+ transport — translation MIKKFLSVVAAAAAISTNLFAGEVPIGDPKELNGMEIAAVYLQPIEMEPRGIDLAASLADIHLEADIHALKNNPNGFPEGFWMPYLTIAYELKNTDTGAIKRGTLMPMVADDGPHYGANIAMEKDKKGGFGVGNYELTFYISNPEKQGFGRHVDEETGVGKWFEPFKVDYKFKYTGTPK, via the coding sequence ATGATAAAAAAATTTTTATCAGTAGTTGCTGCAGCTGCAGCTATCAGTACTAATTTATTTGCAGGCGAAGTTCCAATCGGTGATCCTAAAGAGTTAAACGGCATGGAAATAGCTGCTGTTTATCTTCAGCCTATCGAAATGGAACCAAGGGGTATTGATTTGGCTGCGTCCTTAGCAGATATTCACCTAGAAGCAGACATTCATGCTCTCAAAAACAATCCAAACGGTTTTCCAGAAGGCTTTTGGATGCCTTATTTAACCATAGCTTATGAGCTTAAAAATACAGACACAGGTGCTATTAAACGCGGAACTTTAATGCCTATGGTAGCAGATGATGGCCCTCATTATGGTGCAAACATTGCTATGGAAAAGGATAAAAAAGGCGGATTTGGCGTAGGCAATTATGAACTTACTTTTTATATTTCAAATCCAGAAAAACAAGGATTTGGACGCCATGTCGATGAAGAAACAGGTGTAGGTAAATGGTTTGAGCCTTTTAAAGTTGATTATAAATTCAAATACACAGGTACACCAAAATGA